From Candidatus Abyssobacteria bacterium SURF_5:
CGCTGTGTGCGGACGTTCCGGGCTCAATATCACAAGTCTGGTTTCTCGCTCATCAGGTATATCGCCACTCAAGGCACAAGCATGGACTTTTCCAAATTCTCCGCGCGATCTGGCGGCATTGCGAAGACGGCGGCTGATCTCATCGTATACATCATCATCGCGTACTTGAGTAGCACGGTCCTGCGCAAGCTTGGCGACTGTCGGTTGAGTAGAGTACCAGTATCTTCTTCCGTCGACGTAAAGATATGTTGCTCGGTCAGTGAGTCGCCTGAGAGCATCCCCGAAAATCGCCGCGCTCTCGCCTGCCTGCACGCATCCAAGCTTCACTTGCCGGTCATCAATACCCCGATTGGCGGCCCGCTGTACGGGAGCGGAACCCATGTAGATAGTTCGTGCGACGCGCCTGCAAGCTGAATAACGGCCAAGATTCGGATTTTCCCGATCAAGCGTAAGCGGTAGCGAAAGCTGCCCATCCACGTCTTTTTCTATAACCGGCACCCACTGATCCTCAAGGTAGCGAGTAAGTTCGAACTGGACTCGCGGATCCTCCACGGGCACATTTGCCGGCATAATCAGAAGATTATTATCCTGTCGTTCCCAGAGGGAATGTATGACAGCAGCCATGAGACGGAGGACTCCACGAGTACGCTGAAACTTGTCCAATGTAGACCAATCGTTATAGAGACGATCAAAAAGCTCTGGATGAATTGGATATGCCATCTTGATACGTCGCTCGTAGCTGGCTTCCCTGCATTCAGAGGGAAACTCTTGTTGCTGTCCGGCATACATGTCGACATAAGCGCGCGCGACCTGATCAAGATCAATGAACTTTGATGGTTCCGTTATCGGCTGGAATAACCGGCGACGCACTATCTCAAATCCCTCATCCGGACTCGCAGGGCGCCAGGAAGCTTCCACCCGGCCAATTGCATTCTTCAATCTTGTCAGGGCAATGCGCCCGCGCTCTCCACCAACTTCAATATCTGAAACGACTGCTCGACCATCACGTGGACTGGGGCTTTCGGATGCTGGAATACTTACGACCACGAGAGTCTGCTTGGCTGCCTTGGCGCTTTCCGTCAGGGCCTGAGCAAAGGTAAACTGTGTATCAAATGTTCCCGCCGGCAAGCCTCCATTGTCATGGAGTTGGCGCGCAAAGGCCACCCACTCATCTATGAGAATCAGGCACGGCGAATACTGATTAAAGAGTTCCCGAAGTGAGTCACCCGGATTTGTTGCTGTTTCATCTGCCTCTTTAACAATTCCATACGCCTCTTTCCCGCCGAGTTGCCAAGCGATTTCTCCCCACATAGTCCTGATCGTAGTTCCGTCAGGTTTCTTATGAGCTTTGCCTGGGGACAACCTTGTGCCCACAATGACGGCCCGGTGGATTTTACGGGGAATTTTGCTATCAATGTCCTTCAGCAGATCTTCAATACCGGCCAAATCCGCCGCCGAGACGCCAGAGAAAAGATGATAAAGCGCCAGCATTGAATGCGTCTTGCCGCCGCCGAAGTTTGTCTGTAATTCAACGACTGGATCGCCGCCTTTGCCTGTGAGACGCTGGACCGCCCGCGTCAGCAAGTGTTTCAATCCCTCTGTAAGAAAGGTACGCCGAAAAAATTCGGTCGGGTCTTTATACTCATCCGAACCTTCTTTCAGGTAAACCTGCCAGAGGTCTGCAGCAAATTCCGCCTGCTGATAACCACCCGATGCTACATCCGGATGTGGAGTCACAACTTCCCGCCATGGCTTCAAATTAGTTGCGGGACGACCTTCAACCGGCGCAACTGCCGCCCGGCGAGCATCATAGCGCCGCTGTTCCTCAAAACGGAGGCGTAGGAGTTCCATTTTCTGTTTTTCCAGCTTTGCCGCCTCAGGTGCGGAAACAGCATTCAGAAGACGCCCAATGGTATCGAGTGCGCGGTAAGCGTCATCGGTGCTGAATGCCTCCATGTGCGCCCACCTGTTCCGGATGTCTCTGACTTCGCTTATAAGGCTTCTCTCCGCATGTCCTAAGGTCTTTTTGAAAACATTATTCCAATGGTCCCACATCATGGTAAGAGTTATTTGCGGATCGTTCCGGTTTTGCTTTTTATCGCCGAAATACTGCGTCTCAATCTGTTCCCATTTCCCCTTATGAAAAACCTTCATTTCTCGTTCCACAAAAGGCGCAAGCCCCTTGTTGAGGAGTTCAAGTCCTTCACCAATCCGATCACGATTTGTCTTTGCCACTGTCTCGCTCCAAATTAATAGCGACTATCGATCATATCAGATGAGCTTACCTTGTTCAGTCGGTCTGGCTGTAGTCGCGAGTTTTACAATTTCCGGCCAGGCGACCACAAGGCCATTGTACGACAAAGCTTCCTTCGACCAACTATTCTTCTCGCAAATTTGGAACAGGCGGTAAGATAATTCTCTGGCTGCCTCGCCCGCACCACTACCGAGCTTGCTAAGGAGCTCGGCTGCGCCACTCTCACCGGATTTTTCGAGAGAATATATTAGATGTTGAGTTATCTCCCATACGGTCAAACGTTTATCCTTCGCAGGGTCCCAATCTTCTGGCAGTTCGTTCCGATCCAACAGCCGAACCTTTCCTCCACGGGAGAAAACCACCCCCGCCTCCACGAGCCCGTTCACGGCTGTGTTCTTTGCTTTCGAAAGAGTCTCTGCATCCCCGTAAAGACCCTCTTTCATTCCATGCTGTTCGAACCATGCGAGACACCATCGAGTATCCGTATCAAATTCTGCTTCTTGTTCGGAAAGCACTTCGTCAAGCGTTTGATTTATAAGGGAGAGTGCTGTTCGAACAGTCATCCTTCCTCTTGACTCTATAACTTTGGAATATTGAGAAAATATGGCCATGCCAGGTCCAATCGAGGCTTGAGCAAGGTCCACTGGTGCCACATTCCCCTGTTGGAGATGCTTGAGCGCCGATGGTAGTTTACGTTTAAGTTCATTAAGTAGCTCCCGGCGACTACAATGAGGAGCTTCGAGAGAGCGCTTCCTAGCGACAAGGACTATGGCCGAAGCCAATGCGTTGGCATCTTTCGCTACCGCTCGTGCTTTTTTTGTTGTCCGAACTGGCCAGGTTCCAGTAATTTGGAAACCTGCCTCAACAAGACCCTCAAGCATGGTCTCCCAACCAGTTGAAACACGGTTGCCTCCCTCCGGAGATTCACTACTTTCTTCCTCTTCCTCCTGCTTAAACGCGTAGTATATCGTGCAGGGGATTGACGGCTCAGCAGTCTGCAAAATTTCAGCAAATACATTTTGGAATCCATGCCGAAAGTGCTTTTCAGCAAGTTCTAATGAACCGTGACGTGTGGGAGAGGCGATAAGCTCAGGACCTTTAGGAGTTAAGAGAGTTGCAAATGTATGTGGATCTATACTCTTCAATATCCGCCGCAGCCAGACATAAAAGAAGTCAGCAAGGTCAGCATAGCTTATGTTGTCGTAGTAAGGAGGGTCGGTGGAAACTACAGGTGCGCTGCCAAAAGAAGGAGTTTCTTGCCGGGCATCGGCTTGTTTTACTCTAGCGGGATGAGCCTCGGTTGGAAGAGATTCAAGCGAAGAAGCAACCCATCCAGCCACAGCATCATAAGCCAGCTTTCCCTCAATGGGATTCGCCTCGCAAAAATCCCAAGCCATAGGAATCGCTTGACGTTGAAACAGGTGGCTCACGTTCTCATTTGTTGGGTTCCATGTCGTTAGATTACTATGGTAATCTGTCATTCGAGAGAGCGCGCATGCCAGGTAAAAGGTTACTGCCTCGGCGTAAGCAGTATTCCCTTTCGCGTGTTCCAGGATGTGTTTTCGAGCATCGAGAATTATGTCGCAAAGTATGTCAAGTGCAACCAGTTGCCTTGGAGTGAACAAATCACCAATATTCTCCATGCCATAGACAGGAGGTTGAAAATTCCGGTGTTTCTTCGGCATCTCACAATCAGGTCGCCACTTTGGAGATGCTTGCCTTGCGGCTGAAATATGCTGATCACTGGGCGCATGGTAGAATTTTCCTCGGTTACCCTCTGTAACAATTGCCATTAATCTGGTTCCCATATTTCCCTGCTTCGCTTGTTTGCGCACATAAGGAAATGGCATAGGATTCTTACTCAGAAGGCAGGTCGCGCCTTTGCGGGAAACGGTTCCTTTGACCTCGGGGACTATCCCATTGGCGATATCAAACTCGAAATTGTTTCCCTTTCGATTAACCTTCGGGAACACCCATACGTGTCGTTTTTTCCCGGCAAGTTTGAACGATCTAACCAAAGGAACCGCGGCGCCATTGCGCGATGGATCAGGACTTGGCACTGTCCTCGTCCAAAGCCAGGCAACTACAACATTGCCATCCGGCCCTTTGGGGTAGAGTTTCGACAATCGCTTCTGGGCTTCCTGGCAGACCCACTTCCCGTACCAGCGAATGTCATCAGCAAGGCCAGTAGCACCTTTCCAGACAGTGCTGTGAAGAAGATTTTGATCATTTTGCGGATGGACCGGCGGGCTTCCGGAAAAGGTTGATGGAAACTCAAGAAGTCCCCGCTGGATAGTGACTGCCACAGGATTCAGGTCACTGCTCGTGACTTTAAGGCCAAGTCGCTGAGCTTCAAGTGGAATACTTGCTCGTCCAGCAAACATATCCCAAAATTCGGGTGCCTTACCCTTGAACTGTTTGAGGATTATTTCTCTTGCCTTTTCTATAAGTTTCTCGTCAGTAGTTGCCTCCCAAGTTGCTAATTTAGCGACAAAATCAAGAAGCTCTCTACGTGCCCGTTGAGCTTCTTCGGTTTCAAGACCATTGCCAGGGTCATCAATGAGTTGGGCGAACAGGATAGCGCGTGATACGGAGAGCGGAGTCCGTGCCCACCAGTTGTGAATGGCCCGCGGGTGGCCTTTAAGAAATGGATTTTCCGTTTCCGGCTTTGATCCTTCATTGATTGCCGCAAGCGGTAGCGCTACTTCAATAAGCTTTTTCGAGAAAGTATCAGTCATTCGTTAATGCCTCCTCGGGCGCCCATAGTGGCGGCACTCCAGGCAAAACCATTTCATCTATATATGAACATACCGCTGAGGCGGCTCCTCTAGGGGATTTGCAGGGCAAGCCGCCCATGGCGCGAAGAATATTTCTAACGACTTCATCTTCATTGACTAAACGCGGGAACATCTCCAGATTTATGAATTTTTCCCAGTCTTCCCGTGTTTCGGTGTCATGATCTTGGAATAGAGGCAATTGCGGCGTATACCTTTCGGCTAAATAGCGTCCGCATATTGCTTCCCAAACTGAGACCAAAGGCGTCATATCTGTAGCTTCCAAATCCTGCAGCTTACCTATGGATTCACTTCTGATACAAAGTAATTCTGCAGAACGCAGAAATCGGCGGCGGCATTTCATGAAAAGAGAATAGAGAGCTTGGCCGGCCTGTTTTTGCTGGAGCCGCGCCAGTTCCTCAACAGTCATCAAAATTTCCTCTTTAACTCAGCAAACGACGCGCCCAGTTAACGAAAGCAATGGCAGCGGGACAATCATGAAGAAGATATTTCTTTGTTAAAGCTTCGCCCATACGAGTGCCGGGCTCTTCTTGCCAGGCTAGCCACGTATGGATTTCCGCTTTCGGCAAATATGTTGGTTTAAATAGCCTATGGTCGTCTGGTATTTCACTGACGTCATTCTTTGCCCGCGGCCAGAGGACATCTCCTTGCGGTATAAGATCCGCTACGAAATCCTCGACCTTTCCTCTTTCTCTGTTATCGGGCATTACCCAGATTCCTACTCTTTTATCTTCTGCGACATCAATAATTGTTCCCTCTCCTACGGGGGCAACCGGAGCTTGAATGAACGGATATTGATCAGCCACTATGTGTAGCACCTTTTGCCAATTCCTTTTACAGTCTTCATCCGCATCAATGATTATACCAAGGTTTTGAAGGTCAGTTGCCTGCAATTCCTCGCCCAATGTATCACAGAGGTTCGTAAATCCTTGTTTATCTTTATAGTCGAAAAGGTAGCCAAGATTATACTGAATAAGAAGATTTCTCACCACATGGCGATCATTTACACCTTCAAAAATCAGTCTGTTTGCCATTATCTTATCTCTATATTTTCACCCAGAACAGTATTCAGACGGTCTTCATCGAAAACAGCTGATCTGTATTCATCGTTCACAAACTCGACCCGATTTAAAACCCCGTCAATTGAAGTATCTTCCCGCGCAGCCGCATAAAACGCCTTTATGCATTCATAGCTATGGGAACTGGCAAATACCTGCACATTCAAGCGACGGGCAACTTTCAGAATATACTTCCAAAGAGATGGGAGTATGGAAAAATGAAGCCCATTTTCGATCTCATCCACCAGCAAAATTCCGTTCTGTGAATTCACTAGAGCCATTCCGATTCCAAAAAGTCGATTCATACCATCACCAAGGCTTCGCAATGGAACGGGGGTGGCCGATCTCTCCGTTTTAAGGCGGACAGTAGGATAACCTGAGGAATTTGTACTTAGCACTGCGAAATCGTCCACCTCTGGTGATATAATCCGCATTGAATCGATAACATCCCGCTCGAGTTCTGTAAGTACCACTTGCCGCCAGAGATTCTCCATCTCCCTCGGGGCGAGCCCATTTGGACCAACGAAGACTGAATTAATAGTCAGTTCCAACATTGAGCGGGGCTGGAGTTCCCATCGCCGAGCGTGAACTTCAAAGTCCTCGTCGAGCATCATCATCCGCTGCAAAGAACCAATTTTAACAATCAGGGCCGGAATATCTTCCTCGTAAAGGTCATGGAATTCTGTTGGTCCTTCTGCCGAAGAGACTGACTGTTCTGCAGCGGCTTTCTTGCGATGGACACGTGCAATAGTAATTCTAAGACTGCTATCCGGCGCATTAATTGGACCAATTTCAATCGTGGAATCAAATTGACCGATTTTTGGACGGTCGTGAAAGAGAGAACAGACCGATGGTTCTCCACCACCTCGAATTCCGCATTCGCCCTGAGGATACTCGATTGCTTCGTCATGCGCTTGTAATATCTCCCGGAGTATTCTCGGGGAGCCCAAATTGGCATAAAGCCAAAGAGCTTCAAGAATCGTTGACTTGCCGACATTGTTTTTCCCGACAAAAAGATTCACCTGTCCGAGGCGTTCCACGACCAGATGGTCAAACGTTCGAAACTGGCGGATTTCCAGATTTTCTAACTTTATAGGAGAAGCCATAGTTTTTTCCCCTTTTTATGTATATTATAAACTATCAGCGTACCTGCCCACGTCGAAGTAGTTCTTTTAGATTGTAGTTCACACTGGTTACGCCAAAATCTGGCTCTTTCTGAAATGGTTGACTGACATATACAGGCGCATTTGCCCTTGCTCCTTCAACTTCGACAATAGCAAGAAGGAAATCATCAGGCTTATTAAGGGCCGTCAGAATCTCGTTTTTGGAGATAGTGACTGTAGCTGCGCCGCTGGCGCGACCCTTTACTTCAATGAAAAGCAGTTTTCCAGTATCAGGTATTGCTGATTCCACGTCATATCCCAGATTCTGGTCGCTTACGTCGCGGGGATAGCGGCCAAGCTGGTGCTCTTTGGTGATTACTGCCTGCATCGCGATCTGTTCGATACGTGCCGTTTCTTTAGCGAATATAGCTGGCTGCGTGTCGATTTCGCCTTTCAGGCTCCGCAGGAGATTGATTGGGGCGATTAAAGCTCCACCAATTACGACCGGAGGCAATGGCGAAAGCCGCCGTTCCTGCTCCAAATCGTCCATGCGCTTCTTTAGCCGGGCCTCCAGTTCGTTAGCGCGCTCACGCGCCTTGCCGGAATTGATTCTCGAGTTTGACTTTCCGACATTTTCCTGGGCCTTCAACTCTTCGGCTCGATGGTCCCAGTAGTTGATTTCCTTCGTGAGGCGGTCTTTCACTGCGGCCATAGTTTTTGCAATTAGTTCCTCGCGAAACCGCTTCACTTCGCCAAGGTGCTTTTGAACGAGATGTTCTATGGCAAAGGAAACTGCTTTATCTTCCACGTTTTCCTTGAGCCAGGAATCAGCGATGTTTGATCTGAGCAGCCTTTGTTCTTCTTCAGTGGCGGGACGGTAATCAAGATAAGGCGCATAGCCGGCCATCCGGGTACGGCCGTGCGGCTGCATTTCGACAAACTGCAATTGGCGCGATGCAATGCGACGATTTCCCTGACGGTCTGAGCGGCCGTCCTGTATTGAATGTTCAATGTAAAAAAGAGCACGCACGTCTTCGTCGCCTGTTTCTTTCTCATCAACGAGAATCGAACCTCTACGCAACAGGTCGCGGTATCTTTCGAGGATGATATCTATTGTGGAATCCAGGAGCGGATGTCCCGGACAAACAAAGGCGGCCAGCGGCTTCCCGGGAACGCTTATCTCTTCCTTATGAAAGGTGATTCGTTCGTAACGGGTAAGAACAGGCGCCCCTGTTCCTATCTGCCGAT
This genomic window contains:
- a CDS encoding ATP-binding protein; the encoded protein is MAKTNRDRIGEGLELLNKGLAPFVEREMKVFHKGKWEQIETQYFGDKKQNRNDPQITLTMMWDHWNNVFKKTLGHAERSLISEVRDIRNRWAHMEAFSTDDAYRALDTIGRLLNAVSAPEAAKLEKQKMELLRLRFEEQRRYDARRAAVAPVEGRPATNLKPWREVVTPHPDVASGGYQQAEFAADLWQVYLKEGSDEYKDPTEFFRRTFLTEGLKHLLTRAVQRLTGKGGDPVVELQTNFGGGKTHSMLALYHLFSGVSAADLAGIEDLLKDIDSKIPRKIHRAVIVGTRLSPGKAHKKPDGTTIRTMWGEIAWQLGGKEAYGIVKEADETATNPGDSLRELFNQYSPCLILIDEWVAFARQLHDNGGLPAGTFDTQFTFAQALTESAKAAKQTLVVVSIPASESPSPRDGRAVVSDIEVGGERGRIALTRLKNAIGRVEASWRPASPDEGFEIVRRRLFQPITEPSKFIDLDQVARAYVDMYAGQQQEFPSECREASYERRIKMAYPIHPELFDRLYNDWSTLDKFQRTRGVLRLMAAVIHSLWERQDNNLLIMPANVPVEDPRVQFELTRYLEDQWVPVIEKDVDGQLSLPLTLDRENPNLGRYSACRRVARTIYMGSAPVQRAANRGIDDRQVKLGCVQAGESAAIFGDALRRLTDRATYLYVDGRRYWYSTQPTVAKLAQDRATQVRDDDVYDEISRRLRNAARSRGEFGKVHACALSGDIPDERETRLVILSPERPHTAKEKASPALETSSDVLNSRGTSPRTYRNTLVFLAADSSRLRDLEQAVRQYIAWKSIWEDRETLNLDSFQTRQAETKSRGADETVDARIPEAYQWLLVPSQPDPKGSLEWLEIRQQGHEALAVRASKKLKNDELLMVQLGGARLRHELDRVPLWRGDNVGVRQLAEDFATYLYLPRLADDEVLLLAIRDGVSLLTWQSETFAYAERWDEQRKRYVGLQTGPGVRVLPDGQSLIVKPDVAAAQMEAESAEARTTTTVSERLGESGPGGESGGDSTGTTTVEPPPQYRRFHGSASLDPNRLSRDASRIAEEVVQHLTSLLGSNVEVNLEIHADVPDGVPDDTIRTVTENCRALKFKSHGFEQE
- a CDS encoding DUF1156 domain-containing protein — protein: MTDTFSKKLIEVALPLAAINEGSKPETENPFLKGHPRAIHNWWARTPLSVSRAILFAQLIDDPGNGLETEEAQRARRELLDFVAKLATWEATTDEKLIEKAREIILKQFKGKAPEFWDMFAGRASIPLEAQRLGLKVTSSDLNPVAVTIQRGLLEFPSTFSGSPPVHPQNDQNLLHSTVWKGATGLADDIRWYGKWVCQEAQKRLSKLYPKGPDGNVVVAWLWTRTVPSPDPSRNGAAVPLVRSFKLAGKKRHVWVFPKVNRKGNNFEFDIANGIVPEVKGTVSRKGATCLLSKNPMPFPYVRKQAKQGNMGTRLMAIVTEGNRGKFYHAPSDQHISAARQASPKWRPDCEMPKKHRNFQPPVYGMENIGDLFTPRQLVALDILCDIILDARKHILEHAKGNTAYAEAVTFYLACALSRMTDYHSNLTTWNPTNENVSHLFQRQAIPMAWDFCEANPIEGKLAYDAVAGWVASSLESLPTEAHPARVKQADARQETPSFGSAPVVSTDPPYYDNISYADLADFFYVWLRRILKSIDPHTFATLLTPKGPELIASPTRHGSLELAEKHFRHGFQNVFAEILQTAEPSIPCTIYYAFKQEEEEESSESPEGGNRVSTGWETMLEGLVEAGFQITGTWPVRTTKKARAVAKDANALASAIVLVARKRSLEAPHCSRRELLNELKRKLPSALKHLQQGNVAPVDLAQASIGPGMAIFSQYSKVIESRGRMTVRTALSLINQTLDEVLSEQEAEFDTDTRWCLAWFEQHGMKEGLYGDAETLSKAKNTAVNGLVEAGVVFSRGGKVRLLDRNELPEDWDPAKDKRLTVWEITQHLIYSLEKSGESGAAELLSKLGSGAGEAARELSYRLFQICEKNSWSKEALSYNGLVVAWPEIVKLATTARPTEQGKLI